The following are from one region of the Littorina saxatilis isolate snail1 linkage group LG2, US_GU_Lsax_2.0, whole genome shotgun sequence genome:
- the LOC138959696 gene encoding uncharacterized protein isoform X7, producing MSFKDKDIDYMETSLDAVEIDKDGNIRRTCSASDPGQLDEMETDLDAVEVNAVDVDEDGNLRIHSAEKLLNTSSSGKDSPSDSENVDGLSAEERRSLERTRFLKQQYSRQGTHEEAKGMLAVGSDDVGDGTGSAAHHAQGASIQGHDLHDIELSVFRQGRAEENHPSGSGPSLESVERGETQKPRPDSISGWVLRFLEIIRDFFKNMSPKRLAIFVALGVVVIGIGLTFGLVPASFVYIEYHELALAKNRVTGKVNRDNVYYPGCYLLTPETELLRFKGTAHIVKQKLELYTSDQLTVELGLSLQYFIKPEELGALFTNYERKYEDVVDAVIRSTVKNEAGKYSLDNFRLNRSVVEQDFRRSIAFRLAGNCCPSCCPNCQANVECRSCKLAGRCYPGFHMEMRYFQMGVIDAPSEVTERLLQQTLLLVYAERENFLQEHSVETKISQKLQKEVLNRAAEIKEAANAEADKIRAVAEADFEKKVQASYAEALKKMYQRLNITQEDHKLSFMYIRALEDMSDNLYNINFDTLTRFDSGEH from the exons ATGTCTTTCAAAGACAAGGATATTGATTATATGGAAACAAGCCTGGATGCAGTGGAAATAGATAAAGATGGTAACATCAGAAGGACCTGCTCAGCATCAGACCCAGGTCAACTAGATGAGATGGAAACTGACCTGGACGCAGTGGAAGTTAATGCAGTAGATGTGGATGAAGATGGAAACCTGCGCATTCATTCAGCAGAAAAGCTTCTGAATACAAGTTCAA GTGGCAAAGATAGTCCATCAGATTCTGAAAATGTTGATGGTCTTTCTGCCGAGGAGAGGCGTTCCTTGGAGAGAACTCGGTTCCTCAAACAGCAATACTCCAGACAAGGGACACATGAAGAGGCAAAGGGAATG CTGGCTGTAGGATCAGATGATGTTGGTGATGGGACAGGCAGTGCCGCTCATCATGCGCAGGGAGCAAGCATTCAAGGTCATGACCTTCATGACATTGAGCTGTCTGTCTTCCGGCAAG GTAGAGCAGAAGAGAACCATCCCAGTGGCAGTGGACCAAGTCTAGAGTCAGTGGAGAGAGGGGAGACACAAAAGCCTAGGCCAGATTCAATAAGTGGATG GGTATTACGCTTCCTGGAAATCATCCGAGACTTCTTCAAAAACATGTCGCCAAAGAGACTGGCAATATTTGTTGCCCTTGGTGTTGTGGTTATTGGCATCGGTCTCACTTTCGGCTTGGTACCAGCAAGTTTTGTCTATATTGAATACCATGAG TTGGCCCTTGCAAAGAATCGAGTGACGGGTAAAGTGAATCGAGACAATGTTTACTACCCAGGATGCTACCTATTGACACCAGAGACTGAACTCCTTCGTTTCAAGGGAACCGCTCACATTGTAAAACAGAAGCTGGAACTTTATACTTCAGACCAGTTGACTGTTGAACTCGGTTTGTCTCTCCAGTACTTCATCAA GCCAGAGGAATTGGGGGCTTTGTTCACAAACTATGAACGCAAATATGAAGATGTGGTGGATGCAGTTATCAGGAGCACTGTGAAAAATGAAGCAGGCAAATACTCTCTTGACAATTTCCGTCTGAACCGTTCAGTGGTTGAACAAGACTTCAGACGGTCTATAGCTTTCAGGCTGGCAG GTAACTGTTGCCCCAGCTGCTGCCCCAATTGCCAAGCAAACGTGGAGTGTCGCTCATGCAAACTGGCTGGACGCTGCTACCCGGGCTTCCATATGGAGATGCGCTATTTTCAGATGGGCGTCATTGATGCCCCTTCTGAAGTGACAGAGCGTTTACTTCAACAGACACTCCTTTTG GTTTACGCAGAGAGGGAGAACTTCCTGCAAGAGCATTCTGTGGAGACCAAGATATCGCAGAAGCTGCAGAAGGAGGTTCTTAATAGAG CTGCTGAAATCAAAGAAGCTGCTAATGCCGAAGCAGACAAGATTCGTGCTGTAGCAGAGGCAGATTTTGAGAAAAAAGTTCAAGCGTCTTATGCTGAGGCCCTAAAGAAAATGTATCAGAGACTGAACATCACGCAGGAAGACCATAAATTGTCTTTTATGTACATCCGTGCCTTGGAGGACATGTCAGACAACCTGTACAACATCAACTTTGATACACTGACAAGGTTTGATTCAGGGGAACATTGA